One stretch of Streptococcus australis DNA includes these proteins:
- a CDS encoding glycoside hydrolase family 35 protein yields the protein MTRFKIEDDFYLDGEPFKILSGAIHYFRIPAEDWYHSLYNLKALGFNTVETYVAWNLHEPVEGEFDFEGARNLERFLQIAQDLGLYAIVRPSPFICAEWEFGGLPAWLLTKDMRIRSSDSAYIEAVARYYDQLLPRLVPRLLDNGGNILMMQVENEYGSYGEDKSYLRAIRKLMEDRGIDCPLFTSDGPWRATLKAGTLIEDDLFVTGNFGSKAPYNFSQMQEFFDEYGKKWPLMCMEFWDGWFNRWKEPIITRDPKELAEAVREVLEQGSINLYMFHGGTNFGFMNGCSARGTLDLPQVTSYDYDALLDEEGNPTAKYLAVKKMMATHFPEYPQLEPLYKESMEMESIPLVEKVSLFETLDSLASPTESLYPKAMEELGQSYGYLLYRTEASWDAEEERLRIIDGRDRAQLYVDGQWIATQYQTEIGEDIYCQGNREGFSEIDILIENMGRVNYGHKFLADTQRKGIRTGVCKDLHFMLNWKQYPLPLDNPEKIDFSKGWTKGQPAFYAYDFTVEDPKDTYLDLSEFGKGVAFVNGRHLGRFWNVGPTLSLYIPHSYLKEGANRIIIFETEGEYKEEIHLTRKPTLKHIKGENL from the coding sequence ATGACAAGATTTAAAATTGAGGACGATTTCTACTTAGACGGTGAACCGTTCAAGATTTTATCCGGCGCCATTCATTATTTTAGGATTCCAGCAGAGGATTGGTATCATTCCCTCTACAACTTAAAGGCGCTTGGCTTTAATACAGTCGAGACTTATGTAGCATGGAATTTACATGAACCCGTTGAAGGGGAATTTGATTTTGAAGGTGCCAGGAATTTGGAGAGATTTCTTCAAATAGCACAAGATTTGGGTCTCTATGCCATTGTACGTCCGTCCCCATTTATCTGTGCTGAGTGGGAGTTCGGTGGTTTACCGGCTTGGCTCTTGACCAAGGACATGCGAATCCGCTCGTCCGACTCGGCCTACATCGAGGCGGTTGCTCGCTATTATGACCAATTATTACCAAGGCTTGTGCCTCGCTTGTTGGACAATGGTGGGAACATTCTCATGATGCAAGTTGAAAACGAGTACGGCTCATATGGTGAGGATAAGTCTTATCTGAGAGCGATTCGAAAATTGATGGAAGACCGAGGGATTGATTGCCCACTCTTTACTTCAGATGGCCCTTGGAGGGCTACTCTGAAAGCCGGAACCTTGATTGAAGATGATCTCTTTGTGACAGGAAACTTCGGTTCTAAGGCTCCTTACAACTTTTCACAGATGCAGGAATTCTTCGATGAGTATGGCAAGAAATGGCCACTCATGTGTATGGAGTTCTGGGATGGCTGGTTCAACCGTTGGAAAGAACCCATCATCACGCGTGATCCAAAAGAGTTGGCAGAAGCTGTTCGAGAGGTGTTAGAGCAAGGCTCCATCAACCTTTATATGTTCCATGGTGGAACAAACTTTGGTTTCATGAATGGTTGCTCGGCTCGAGGAACTCTAGATTTGCCACAAGTTACATCTTACGATTATGATGCCCTTCTGGATGAAGAAGGAAATCCAACTGCTAAATACCTGGCAGTCAAGAAGATGATGGCAACACACTTCCCAGAGTATCCACAGTTGGAACCGCTTTACAAGGAAAGCATGGAAATGGAATCCATTCCACTAGTCGAAAAAGTTTCCTTGTTTGAAACCCTGGATAGCCTGGCAAGCCCAACTGAAAGTCTCTATCCAAAAGCGATGGAAGAACTTGGTCAAAGTTATGGCTACCTTCTTTATCGTACCGAAGCAAGTTGGGATGCGGAAGAGGAACGTCTCCGTATCATCGATGGACGTGACCGAGCTCAACTCTATGTAGATGGGCAATGGATCGCCACTCAATACCAGACAGAAATTGGTGAAGATATCTACTGTCAGGGAAATCGAGAAGGCTTTTCAGAGATTGACATCTTGATCGAAAATATGGGGCGTGTCAACTATGGACATAAGTTCTTGGCAGATACGCAACGTAAAGGAATTCGCACAGGTGTCTGCAAGGATCTACACTTCATGTTAAATTGGAAACAATATCCACTTCCATTGGATAATCCTGAGAAAATTGATTTTTCAAAAGGATGGACAAAAGGACAACCAGCCTTTTACGCATATGACTTTACAGTCGAAGATCCAAAAGATACTTACTTAGATCTATCTGAGTTTGGTAAGGGAGTTGCCTTTGTCAACGGGCGTCACCTAGGACGTTTCTGGAATGTCGGCCCGACCCTCTCACTTTATATCCCTCATAGCTATCTCAAGGAAGGTGCTAACCGCATCATCATCTTTGAAACTGAAGGTGAATATAAAGAAGAGATTCATTTAACTCGTAAACCTACACTAAAACACATAAAGGGGGAAAACTTATGA
- a CDS encoding PTS sugar transporter subunit IIB, giving the protein MTIVGCRIDGRLIHGQVANLWAGKLNVSRIMVVDDEVVNNDIEKSGLKLATPPGVKLSILPVEKAAANILAGKYDSQRLFIVARKPDRFLGLVEAGVPLETLNVGNMSQTPETRPITRSINVVDKDVEDFHKLAEKGVKLTAQMVPNDPVSDFLSLLK; this is encoded by the coding sequence ATGACAATTGTAGGATGCCGTATCGATGGACGTTTGATCCACGGTCAAGTAGCCAATCTTTGGGCAGGGAAACTAAACGTTTCGCGCATTATGGTTGTAGACGACGAAGTCGTTAACAACGATATTGAAAAGAGTGGCTTGAAACTTGCTACACCACCAGGTGTGAAACTTAGTATCTTGCCGGTTGAAAAAGCGGCAGCGAATATCCTTGCTGGTAAATACGATAGCCAACGTCTCTTTATCGTTGCACGTAAACCAGACCGTTTCCTTGGTTTGGTTGAAGCAGGTGTTCCGCTTGAAACACTCAATGTCGGCAATATGTCTCAAACACCAGAAACTCGCCCTATCACACGTTCTATCAACGTGGTAGATAAGGATGTGGAAGACTTCCACAAACTGGCAGAAAAAGGTGTTAAACTCACTGCTCAAATGGTTCCAAACGATCCCGTATCAGACTTTTTGAGTTTATTAAAATAG
- a CDS encoding GntR family transcriptional regulator: MAIPKYQYIKDELKNKIISGQFASGDKFYTEAELIAMYDVSSITVVRALNDLAKDGYIVRQQGKGTFVSRARKHKLVEFSDVEIFETKDDKVTVLSIERGNKLEYLEKLGLRGDQFYYKIERIRQSNDVTYIYHTSYIPEQYINANYPNLDYYSSIYTRFKLDYHIHMTDEHFEEINEITFPTPEHAASVLGIDTQFPTVFQTKTTKLEATGQVLAYSETYKRADYYKIKFISSNRGR; the protein is encoded by the coding sequence ATGGCTATTCCAAAATACCAATATATTAAAGACGAACTCAAGAATAAAATCATCTCAGGTCAATTTGCGAGTGGAGACAAATTTTATACTGAAGCAGAATTGATCGCCATGTATGATGTGAGTTCTATTACCGTCGTACGCGCTTTGAACGACCTTGCCAAAGATGGCTATATTGTCCGTCAGCAAGGAAAAGGGACATTTGTATCACGCGCTCGTAAGCACAAACTCGTTGAATTTTCAGATGTCGAAATTTTTGAAACAAAAGATGATAAGGTAACCGTCCTTTCTATCGAACGTGGAAATAAGCTTGAATATTTGGAAAAACTTGGTTTGCGTGGAGACCAGTTCTACTACAAGATCGAACGAATTCGTCAAAGTAATGACGTAACTTATATCTACCACACCTCTTATATTCCCGAACAATATATCAATGCCAACTATCCAAATCTTGACTACTATAGTTCTATCTATACACGGTTCAAGTTGGACTACCACATCCACATGACTGATGAGCATTTTGAGGAAATCAATGAGATTACATTCCCAACCCCAGAGCACGCTGCTTCTGTATTAGGAATCGATACACAATTCCCAACAGTCTTCCAAACCAAGACAACCAAGCTAGAAGCTACTGGTCAAGTTCTGGCCTATAGCGAAACTTATAAGCGAGCAGATTACTACAAGATTAAATTTATCTCAAGTAATCGAGGCCGATAA